A single Candidatus Thalassolituus haligoni DNA region contains:
- a CDS encoding FUSC family protein has translation MPTQPTPRDASFVRSLFALNPSSRPYRYGLLVGICMAFPAFVGTLMGNFQQGLMAVMGSAIILYLPTSGIAQRMLTLAACTCGFAFCFFLGLWGSVHPLVSAAVLAVTAFLVSLVAGYFRIAPPGNFFFIMLAAIATVVPHEPAAIPERIGLLVMGSMATCLFAFVYSLLFPAPVAAADLQPLSQNGIRTLVLHSALMGIFVGGGYWFAHEIGMHNPYWVPISCAAIMQGANLRMVWLRKIHRIAGTAVGMVLAFLLFKLIDGPWMLTAAIVILSFVIEMLIPRNYGYAVIFITPLTVIFAGVASHGLEMNELVFTRLLDISLGSVIGALGGVFAHWLVPRMTTVLKQRSARH, from the coding sequence ATGCCAACCCAGCCAACCCCCCGCGATGCTTCGTTTGTACGCTCCCTGTTTGCTCTTAACCCCAGCTCAAGGCCGTATCGATATGGCCTGTTGGTCGGCATCTGTATGGCCTTTCCGGCATTTGTAGGCACCTTGATGGGGAATTTTCAGCAAGGGCTGATGGCGGTGATGGGGTCGGCCATTATCTTGTATCTGCCGACGTCCGGTATCGCACAGCGAATGCTGACGCTGGCTGCCTGTACGTGTGGTTTCGCGTTTTGCTTTTTCCTTGGTTTGTGGGGCAGTGTCCATCCGTTGGTCTCTGCCGCCGTGCTGGCGGTGACGGCATTTCTGGTCAGTCTTGTTGCCGGGTATTTCAGGATCGCGCCGCCGGGAAATTTCTTTTTTATTATGCTGGCCGCCATCGCGACGGTAGTACCTCACGAACCAGCGGCTATTCCTGAGCGTATTGGTCTGCTGGTGATGGGCAGTATGGCAACCTGTCTGTTTGCGTTTGTTTATTCGTTATTGTTTCCGGCACCGGTGGCGGCAGCGGACTTGCAGCCGCTGAGTCAGAACGGCATCCGTACCCTGGTGTTGCATTCCGCCTTGATGGGCATCTTTGTTGGCGGTGGCTACTGGTTTGCCCATGAAATTGGTATGCACAATCCGTACTGGGTGCCTATTTCCTGTGCGGCGATTATGCAAGGTGCCAATTTGCGTATGGTCTGGCTCCGCAAGATTCACCGGATAGCCGGTACGGCCGTGGGGATGGTGTTAGCCTTTCTGCTGTTCAAGCTGATTGATGGGCCGTGGATGTTGACGGCTGCTATCGTGATTCTCAGTTTTGTGATCGAGATGCTGATCCCCAGGAATTACGGTTATGCCGTTATTTTTATTACGCCACTGACGGTGATTTTTGCCGGAGTCGCCAGTCATGGCCTGGAAATGAACGAGCTGGTTTTTACCCGCTTGCTGGATATTTCTCTGGGTAGCGTGATTGGTGCGCTGGGTGGTGTGTTTGCACATTGGCTGGTGCCGCGTATGACAACGGTACTGAAGCAACGATCAGCCCGGCACTGA
- a CDS encoding hemin ABC transporter substrate-binding protein, which produces MAKLRVLSGCVLPVVAGWLGCLLVVCSPPTWADDDNKHGAVDTPRRVVSIDGSITEIIYQLGAQDRLVAVDTTSRFPKAATELPDVGYMRQLSAEGILSMQPDLVLTTQAAGPEVVFTQLRQAGVRIVRVDNNYSLQGVLDKITSVAEALGKEAEGRALVQRIDSRSRELLQQIPVNDSPQEIPQVMFLLGAGGRGMMAAGENTQADAMLKLVGAANAMSYSGYKPVSAEGALQAAPEVVFVAQVGAAAVPTAVLQSLAMTPASQHDRIFSVDVSLMLGFGPRLPEAMQQLMALLYPRSGQFEIARKQHAVGM; this is translated from the coding sequence ATGGCTAAACTGCGAGTGTTGTCAGGATGTGTCCTGCCGGTGGTGGCTGGGTGGCTGGGTTGTTTGCTGGTCGTGTGTTCTCCCCCGACGTGGGCTGACGACGATAACAAGCATGGTGCGGTTGATACGCCTCGGCGGGTAGTCAGCATTGATGGTTCCATTACCGAAATTATTTATCAGCTCGGTGCCCAGGATCGGCTGGTGGCGGTGGATACCACCAGTCGTTTTCCTAAGGCGGCAACTGAATTGCCCGATGTCGGGTATATGCGCCAGCTTTCGGCAGAAGGGATATTGTCGATGCAGCCTGACCTGGTACTGACAACGCAGGCCGCAGGCCCAGAGGTGGTATTTACCCAGCTACGGCAGGCCGGGGTGCGGATTGTCCGGGTGGATAATAATTATTCATTGCAGGGTGTGCTCGACAAGATTACCTCGGTTGCTGAGGCGCTTGGTAAGGAGGCCGAAGGGCGGGCGCTGGTGCAGCGTATCGACTCCCGTAGTCGTGAGCTGCTACAGCAAATACCGGTTAATGACTCTCCGCAGGAGATCCCGCAGGTGATGTTTCTGTTGGGTGCTGGTGGCCGAGGCATGATGGCTGCGGGCGAGAATACCCAGGCCGATGCGATGCTGAAGCTGGTGGGGGCCGCTAATGCGATGAGTTACAGCGGTTATAAACCGGTCAGTGCTGAAGGTGCCCTGCAAGCCGCACCTGAGGTTGTCTTTGTGGCGCAAGTCGGCGCAGCCGCAGTGCCGACAGCCGTCTTGCAATCCCTGGCGATGACTCCGGCAAGCCAGCATGATCGTATTTTTTCGGTGGACGTCAGTTTGATGCTGGGTTTTGGCCCGCGCTTGCCAGAGGCCATGCAGCAGCTGATGGCGTTGCTTTATCCTCGTTCGGGCCAGTTTGAAATTGCTCGCAAACAGCATGCTGTAGGAATGTGA
- a CDS encoding HmuY family protein — protein sequence MKQRYQSLSVLVAAMLLASCGSSSDDNDNDASTGDSDESDVSYTSLKINAADYDAWQYVSLATGDVLDLTDVEAATSTDWQLAFRRTAIKLNGGVSGSGTVQVALADAQEEFYDSEGDADVSVFTNAVADTEAEALTVSYDATALSFSTDANEPAWSDWYVYDATTHQIAANTSVGWLLRHADGSTYSKVFLDVANYTDITVRFTSQAADTVQFAGPEQTVSATLATDATVLCLDLDAVAEVDCDDAGSDWDLRYEIDTATRAVNIWTNGGVYGAGSGAVFGTIEATELAAYTSATMVDSYDISAHYAADSSSNPFTDNSWYAYNLNEGHLLWPNFRTYLIDLDSTDDSADYFTLQVADYYSLGASGSPEIRFQLMSTGE from the coding sequence ATGAAACAGCGCTATCAATCTCTTTCGGTACTGGTTGCCGCAATGCTGCTGGCCAGTTGCGGTAGCAGCAGCGACGACAATGATAATGATGCATCGACGGGAGATTCCGACGAGTCCGATGTTAGTTACACCAGTCTGAAAATCAACGCCGCCGATTATGATGCCTGGCAGTACGTCAGCCTGGCGACCGGTGACGTGCTGGATTTGACCGATGTAGAGGCTGCCACCTCGACGGACTGGCAACTGGCTTTCCGCCGTACTGCCATCAAGCTGAATGGCGGTGTTTCCGGCAGTGGTACTGTTCAGGTAGCGCTGGCTGACGCCCAGGAAGAATTTTACGACTCGGAAGGTGATGCTGATGTATCGGTCTTTACCAATGCTGTTGCCGATACCGAGGCTGAAGCGCTGACCGTCAGTTATGACGCAACAGCCTTGAGCTTCAGTACCGATGCCAATGAACCGGCCTGGTCGGACTGGTATGTCTACGATGCCACTACACACCAGATTGCGGCGAATACCTCGGTTGGCTGGCTGTTGCGTCATGCTGATGGCAGCACTTACAGCAAGGTGTTTCTGGATGTGGCTAATTACACGGATATTACGGTTCGCTTTACCTCTCAGGCGGCGGACACGGTGCAGTTTGCCGGGCCTGAACAAACGGTCAGCGCGACTCTGGCAACCGATGCCACGGTGTTGTGTCTGGATCTGGATGCTGTGGCCGAGGTGGACTGCGATGATGCTGGCAGTGATTGGGATCTTCGTTATGAAATTGATACTGCGACTCGGGCGGTCAATATCTGGACTAATGGCGGTGTTTACGGCGCTGGCAGTGGCGCGGTGTTTGGCACGATCGAGGCAACAGAGCTGGCGGCTTATACCAGCGCCACGATGGTTGACAGTTACGATATCTCGGCGCACTACGCTGCCGACAGCAGTTCCAATCCGTTTACTGACAACAGCTGGTATGCCTACAACCTTAACGAAGGCCATTTGTTGTGGCCAAACTTTCGCACCTATCTGATTGACCTCGATAGCACGGATGACAGTGCTGATTATTTTACCCTGCAAGTGGCGGACTACTACAGTCTGGGTGCTTCTGGCAGTCCGGAAATCCGTTTTCAGTTGATGTCGACAGGAGAGTAA
- a CDS encoding hemin-degrading factor yields MTNVTGIQALSGQWQMLCQQEPKLRIRDAALRLGVSEGELLTTRIGQNPSVGRVVRLEGDFKRLLRDIELLGEVMALTRNDAMVHEKTGQYQGLTVNGNMGLALGVIDLRIFFSRFVHGFAVEDVAAETTAGVRRSLQFFNAQGDAIHKIYLTDASDLDQYFQLLERFQSTAQTPGMVVEPAPAANDAAPLPDLDVTALRQDWSALQDVHHFQALLKKYGLSRIAAYDVIGTEYARALAPDAFVAALEMARDVGLSIMLFVGSDGVIQIHTGPVINLVRTGEWFNILDDTFSLHARLTLIDQIWLVRKPTVDGIVSSLELYDQEGNQLALMFGERKNGQQELAGWRFVLDELQQQYVLEQEGVA; encoded by the coding sequence ATGACAAATGTAACCGGTATTCAGGCGTTGTCCGGGCAATGGCAAATGCTGTGTCAGCAAGAACCCAAATTACGTATCCGCGATGCGGCGTTACGTTTGGGGGTGAGTGAAGGGGAGTTGCTGACCACTCGTATAGGACAAAATCCATCAGTAGGGCGGGTCGTGCGTCTGGAAGGGGATTTCAAACGCTTGTTACGCGACATTGAGTTGCTTGGCGAAGTCATGGCGCTGACTCGTAATGACGCCATGGTGCACGAGAAGACCGGGCAATATCAGGGGCTGACGGTGAATGGCAATATGGGCCTGGCGTTGGGGGTAATTGACCTGCGGATTTTTTTCAGCCGCTTTGTCCATGGGTTTGCGGTTGAGGATGTGGCAGCGGAAACCACCGCCGGTGTACGCCGCAGCTTGCAGTTCTTTAATGCTCAGGGTGACGCGATCCATAAAATCTACCTGACGGACGCCTCGGATCTGGATCAGTATTTTCAGTTGCTGGAGCGGTTCCAGAGCACCGCTCAAACCCCGGGTATGGTTGTGGAGCCAGCGCCAGCCGCGAACGATGCTGCTCCCTTGCCCGACCTGGATGTCACGGCCTTGCGGCAAGACTGGTCAGCGCTGCAGGATGTCCATCATTTTCAGGCGTTATTGAAAAAATATGGTCTGAGCCGAATCGCGGCCTATGACGTCATCGGTACGGAATACGCGCGGGCATTGGCCCCGGACGCATTTGTCGCCGCCCTGGAGATGGCGCGTGATGTGGGTCTGTCGATCATGTTGTTTGTTGGCAGCGATGGTGTAATCCAGATTCATACCGGCCCGGTGATCAATCTGGTGCGTACTGGTGAATGGTTCAATATTCTGGATGACACGTTTAGTTTGCACGCCAGACTCACCTTGATTGATCAGATCTGGCTGGTACGAAAACCAACAGTGGACGGTATTGTCAGCTCGCTGGAGCTGTACGACCAGGAAGGTAACCAGCTGGCGTTGATGTTCGGTGAACGTAAAAATGGTCAGCAGGAGTTGGCTGGCTGGCGTTTTGTGCTGGATGAGTTGCAGCAGCAGTACGTACTGGAGCAAGAAGGAGTCGCCTGA
- a CDS encoding TonB-dependent receptor plug domain-containing protein translates to MHFAWLAVGLLSVASLSAVTLAEERASAALAADDVFYLDALVVTASRTQRPLADTPFRTLLLDEATIQRLHSRDVRDALRVIPGIQLREIHGKTGEAVQVQGLDGERVLVLVDGMPVSATTGSTVDLSQLSSLDIDHIEMMPGAASALYGSAAMGGVINIITRNVEGMTRLRLAMDAGSYGEARELSDEWLPQRHYLAAADLALTDTRQLGFSADQRKSSDFDLYDGSWTSNGFDGTKTTLAASWRERWGSSEPGVAGGNAVLRVEQYREDLVGRRLTTSNKDGIKEEDLQRWRLAANIEQSLSVGQVSASMLYEQQRDDTAQLAVDDDIVAGNLWRSADYSQYKLMGQWQAPRMLLGRTALQLVTGLEGFGEQLEQQKKEMKLSCSGVGSNSTTTELGSGYCLVDTNEVPEEQRRSVEAFVQGTLARSIDNGVADKGAASGLQELELSPGIRWQNDSGFGPYLSPTLGSRQQWQLSMSGTDWKLQTRQSIGVGYRVPNLKNRYYIFDHSINGYKVLGNETLQPEHTRSVQVSAMITDGKRLHLELSAFHNQIKDLIEAVSTGETEQDGTVVIYRYSNIASAMTRGADVSAQWQISDALQQRLSYSLLDARDLEIGAALVNRSRHHIQGLWLWDVSADLGLTLISEYVGASYTEVADSSAGTANHMSPGYWQWDLKGDWRLSPTLRWYAGVNNLADSVRDPRDSYDRRPSTGRFPYLGVELTF, encoded by the coding sequence ATGCATTTCGCTTGGTTGGCGGTTGGTCTTCTGTCGGTTGCTTCTCTCTCTGCGGTGACGTTGGCGGAGGAGCGTGCGTCTGCGGCGTTGGCTGCAGACGATGTGTTTTATCTCGATGCCCTGGTGGTGACGGCATCGCGTACCCAACGACCCCTGGCCGATACGCCTTTTCGAACCTTGCTGCTGGATGAAGCAACCATCCAGCGTTTGCACAGCCGTGATGTACGTGATGCGTTACGGGTTATTCCAGGCATTCAGCTGCGGGAAATTCACGGTAAAACCGGTGAGGCGGTTCAGGTTCAGGGGTTGGATGGCGAGCGGGTGCTGGTGCTGGTGGATGGCATGCCGGTATCGGCGACAACCGGGTCGACGGTGGATCTGTCGCAACTGTCGTCGCTGGATATCGACCATATTGAAATGATGCCAGGCGCTGCTTCGGCGTTGTATGGCAGCGCCGCGATGGGGGGAGTGATCAATATCATTACCCGGAACGTGGAAGGTATGACACGGCTGCGGCTGGCGATGGATGCCGGTAGTTATGGTGAGGCGCGGGAGCTGTCGGATGAATGGTTGCCACAACGTCATTATCTGGCAGCGGCTGATCTGGCGCTGACGGACACGCGCCAGCTGGGTTTCAGTGCCGACCAGCGTAAAAGCTCGGATTTCGATTTATACGATGGCAGTTGGACCAGTAATGGCTTTGACGGCACCAAAACCACTCTGGCGGCTTCCTGGCGGGAGCGTTGGGGGTCGTCAGAGCCAGGGGTGGCTGGTGGGAATGCCGTACTACGGGTGGAGCAATATCGTGAAGATCTGGTCGGTCGACGGCTGACCACCAGCAATAAGGACGGGATCAAGGAAGAGGATCTTCAACGCTGGCGGCTGGCGGCCAATATCGAGCAGTCACTGTCTGTCGGTCAGGTGTCAGCCAGTATGTTGTATGAGCAGCAACGTGACGACACCGCACAGTTGGCGGTGGATGACGACATTGTTGCCGGTAACCTCTGGCGCTCGGCGGACTACAGCCAATACAAATTGATGGGGCAGTGGCAGGCACCCCGAATGTTGTTGGGTCGTACGGCGTTGCAGCTGGTCACGGGGCTGGAGGGTTTTGGTGAGCAACTGGAGCAACAAAAAAAGGAGATGAAACTGAGTTGTTCCGGGGTGGGCAGCAACTCCACCACGACTGAGCTGGGTAGCGGTTATTGCCTGGTTGATACTAATGAAGTGCCGGAGGAACAGCGTCGCAGTGTTGAGGCGTTTGTGCAGGGGACGCTGGCGCGGTCTATCGACAATGGCGTTGCTGACAAGGGCGCTGCCTCAGGTCTGCAAGAACTGGAATTGTCACCCGGTATCCGCTGGCAGAACGACAGCGGTTTTGGCCCGTATCTATCGCCGACGCTGGGGAGTCGGCAGCAATGGCAGCTCTCGATGTCGGGCACAGACTGGAAACTTCAGACACGTCAATCAATCGGGGTTGGTTATCGCGTCCCGAATCTGAAAAACCGCTATTACATTTTTGATCACAGCATCAATGGCTACAAGGTGTTGGGTAACGAGACGCTGCAGCCCGAACACACTCGCAGTGTCCAGGTGTCGGCGATGATTACCGACGGCAAGCGCCTGCACCTGGAGTTGTCGGCGTTTCACAATCAGATTAAGGATCTGATTGAAGCGGTGTCGACGGGGGAGACCGAGCAGGATGGCACGGTGGTGATTTATCGCTACAGCAATATTGCCAGCGCTATGACACGGGGTGCGGATGTGTCGGCCCAGTGGCAGATATCCGATGCGCTGCAACAGCGGCTGTCGTACTCGTTGCTGGATGCCCGTGATCTGGAAATCGGCGCAGCCCTGGTGAATCGCTCGCGTCATCATATTCAGGGGTTGTGGCTGTGGGATGTCTCTGCGGATCTTGGCCTGACGCTGATCTCGGAGTACGTCGGTGCCTCTTATACCGAAGTTGCCGATTCCTCTGCCGGTACGGCGAACCACATGTCGCCAGGCTATTGGCAATGGGATTTGAAAGGTGACTGGCGTCTCAGTCCGACGCTGCGTTGGTATGCCGGGGTCAATAATCTTGCTGACAGCGTCCGCGATCCCCGTGATTCCTATGACCGACGGCCATCCACCGGGCGTTTTCCATACCTGGGGGTTGAACTGACCTTTTGA
- a CDS encoding heme ABC transporter ATP-binding protein produces the protein MIRADSLSVVKGRCSLLESASMVLCSGEKLAILGANGAGKSTLLSCLCGENSDYGGEVWLGADNLADLLPGQRAQRIAVMPQQVELAFPFRVWQVVAMGRSPWGDEQQTLDWQQDVMKATEVHHLRNRLYPQLSGGEKQRVQLARVLLQLWHYQYPSGGQQAYLLLDECTSALDPAHQHAVMNQVAAMVGPNIGALAVMHDVALAASWADRVMLLRDGRVMASGDASLLCDAEALAACYDMSLTLSRQYARVNQQWLEGR, from the coding sequence ATGATACGGGCTGATTCACTGTCGGTGGTAAAAGGACGCTGCTCGTTGTTGGAATCTGCCTCCATGGTGCTGTGCAGCGGAGAAAAGCTGGCCATTCTGGGTGCCAACGGGGCTGGCAAGTCAACCTTGCTGTCGTGTCTGTGCGGTGAAAACAGCGATTATGGCGGGGAGGTGTGGTTGGGGGCAGACAACCTGGCTGATTTGCTGCCGGGGCAACGGGCGCAGCGTATCGCGGTGATGCCGCAACAGGTTGAACTGGCGTTTCCATTTCGTGTGTGGCAGGTGGTGGCCATGGGGCGTTCGCCCTGGGGGGATGAGCAGCAGACCCTGGATTGGCAGCAGGACGTTATGAAAGCAACGGAAGTACATCATTTGCGGAATCGTCTTTACCCCCAGCTTTCTGGCGGTGAAAAGCAGCGCGTGCAGCTGGCTCGGGTGCTGTTGCAGCTCTGGCACTATCAATATCCATCCGGTGGTCAGCAAGCGTATCTGTTGCTTGACGAATGCACCTCGGCTCTGGATCCTGCGCATCAGCATGCGGTAATGAATCAGGTGGCTGCCATGGTCGGCCCTAATATTGGTGCGCTGGCTGTTATGCACGATGTGGCACTGGCAGCATCCTGGGCCGACAGGGTAATGCTGCTCCGCGATGGCCGGGTAATGGCATCCGGAGATGCCAGTCTGTTGTGTGATGCCGAGGCGTTGGCTGCTTGTTATGACATGTCACTTACGTTGTCGCGACAATATGCCCGTGTTAATCAGCAGTGGCTCGAAGGCCGTTAA
- a CDS encoding FecCD family ABC transporter permease, translating into MMPRTLVYSRRLSDAVFSCRASLSAYGAGSQRLVLLGLGMMLVVVFLFGLTVGPVSIAITDVWFSLRQALSMAPTGSANDWVVRELRLPRALLAMIVGAGLAVAGVITQGVFRNPLADPGLIGVSSGAALAAVAVIVLNQSLLSGWVSLTGPLALPLAAFMGGLGVTLVIYRLGTRGGQTQVGMLLLAGVAINVLAGAATGVLTYAANDQQLRDMTFWSMGSLASGRWQDVMALAGLIGVPLLLSLRYRRLLNALLMGEQVAIHLGFDVQRSKRWLLAFAALMVGAGVAVTGIIGFVGLVVPHLLRMVMGSDHRGLIPASALGGALLLLVADTLARTWMAPADLPVGLVMALLGGPIFLLLLVQQTGGQRR; encoded by the coding sequence ATGATGCCACGCACTCTGGTTTATTCCCGTCGGCTGAGTGATGCCGTATTCAGTTGTCGAGCGTCGTTGTCGGCTTATGGCGCGGGCAGTCAGCGGCTGGTGTTGCTGGGGCTGGGTATGATGCTGGTCGTGGTTTTTCTGTTTGGCCTGACGGTTGGGCCGGTGTCTATTGCCATTACTGACGTCTGGTTCAGCCTTCGACAGGCTCTCAGTATGGCCCCGACCGGGTCTGCCAATGACTGGGTTGTCCGTGAGTTACGTTTGCCTCGGGCCTTGCTGGCGATGATTGTGGGAGCCGGTCTGGCGGTGGCAGGGGTTATCACCCAGGGGGTGTTTCGTAATCCGCTGGCGGATCCTGGGCTGATCGGTGTATCCAGTGGTGCAGCGTTGGCGGCGGTCGCAGTGATTGTGTTGAATCAATCCTTGTTGTCTGGCTGGGTTTCACTGACCGGGCCGCTGGCTTTGCCGCTGGCGGCGTTTATGGGTGGTCTGGGAGTGACGTTGGTGATTTACCGGTTGGGTACCCGTGGCGGCCAAACCCAGGTTGGTATGCTGTTGTTGGCCGGTGTGGCAATCAATGTGCTGGCGGGAGCGGCGACCGGGGTGCTGACCTATGCCGCAAACGATCAGCAACTGCGGGATATGACGTTTTGGTCAATGGGTAGTCTGGCCAGCGGTCGTTGGCAGGATGTGATGGCTCTGGCTGGGCTGATTGGGGTGCCACTGCTGTTGAGCTTGCGTTATCGGCGGCTACTGAATGCCTTGCTGATGGGCGAGCAGGTGGCGATACACCTGGGTTTTGATGTGCAGCGATCAAAACGCTGGTTGTTGGCGTTTGCAGCACTGATGGTGGGGGCCGGGGTGGCTGTCACCGGGATTATCGGTTTTGTTGGTCTGGTCGTTCCCCATTTGCTGCGTATGGTCATGGGGTCTGACCATCGTGGTCTGATTCCGGCGTCGGCGCTGGGTGGAGCATTACTTTTATTGGTGGCGGATACGCTGGCCCGAACCTGGATGGCACCGGCCGACTTGCCTGTTGGTCTGGTGATGGCGTTGCTGGGTGGGCCAATCTTTCTGTTGTTGTTAGTACAGCAGACTGGCGGTCAGCGACGATGA